Proteins encoded within one genomic window of Chlamydiales bacterium:
- the mutL gene encoding DNA mismatch repair endonuclease MutL yields MPSIIRVLDEHTINQIAAGEVIEHPASVVKELVENALDASAKNISIEILVGGRQLIRIIDDGIGMGPDDALLSIERHATSKIRSSNDLNSALTMGFRGEALASIASVSKMKILTKEQNSTGDGFLIIIEGGKILQQNLAPASFGTTIEIKSLFFNTPARRKFQKSIERDNAEIHKTVSSLALANPKISFQLICNQKLLLKTSAVSSSLFLDELQERIVNTLGNDYFQEMQRLSLQTNEIHLEGFISTPNNTRLNRSGQYLFVNKRPILCPLISLAILDGYGTLLSPRRYPNYVLHLNIPTDLIDVNVHPQKKEIRIRKEALLRKQIAAGVEQSLHTRAKPTLATLPWEDNECSFLSKPFSFQEESGSYFIKNTISHPPAAHQTFSFQALKPTIKEESSFLLEKQKLTLLALWPPYIVLDASLLEEKHASLISPNKYPLEGLLFIDQKTAHKRVLYDSLCITQNKQNNSLHIQELLIPMHFEFTHTESIILETHLEDLSKLGIGIRYFGNNTFVVDSLPETLSKQDISSLLHNFLNDIQDALNGKREKNHEDLLLLLSNASMKSMKTLSLPEAEALVTALFQSSLPSCCPSGKPIFFYLEKSFINKRLSL; encoded by the coding sequence ATGCCCTCTATCATCCGTGTTCTAGATGAACATACCATCAATCAAATTGCAGCAGGAGAAGTCATTGAACATCCAGCTTCTGTTGTCAAGGAGCTTGTAGAAAATGCTCTCGATGCTTCCGCAAAAAATATTTCAATAGAAATTCTTGTAGGCGGCAGACAACTCATCCGCATCATTGATGATGGCATAGGAATGGGTCCTGACGATGCCCTTCTTTCAATAGAGCGACATGCTACTTCTAAAATACGATCTAGCAATGACTTAAACTCCGCGCTCACCATGGGGTTTCGAGGAGAAGCACTTGCCTCTATAGCATCTGTATCCAAAATGAAAATTCTTACTAAAGAGCAAAACTCCACCGGAGATGGTTTTTTAATCATCATAGAAGGCGGCAAAATATTACAACAAAACTTAGCTCCTGCATCATTTGGAACCACAATCGAAATTAAATCGCTATTTTTTAACACTCCTGCCAGAAGAAAATTCCAAAAATCCATAGAGAGAGATAATGCAGAAATTCACAAAACTGTAAGTTCTCTTGCTCTTGCAAATCCAAAGATTTCATTTCAACTCATTTGCAACCAAAAACTATTGCTAAAAACTTCTGCAGTTTCTTCCAGCCTATTTTTAGATGAACTACAAGAGCGCATCGTCAATACACTTGGAAATGACTATTTTCAAGAGATGCAAAGACTTTCTCTTCAAACAAACGAAATTCATCTTGAAGGCTTTATTTCAACTCCCAATAACACACGTCTCAATCGAAGTGGCCAGTATCTTTTTGTCAACAAACGCCCTATTCTCTGCCCTCTTATTTCTCTTGCAATACTTGATGGCTATGGAACACTATTATCTCCAAGGCGCTATCCCAATTATGTACTACATTTAAACATACCTACAGACCTTATCGATGTAAATGTACACCCGCAAAAAAAAGAGATCCGCATTCGTAAAGAGGCTCTATTAAGAAAACAGATTGCTGCAGGCGTAGAACAATCCCTACATACGCGTGCTAAACCAACTCTTGCAACTCTACCTTGGGAAGATAATGAATGTTCTTTTCTTTCAAAACCTTTCTCCTTTCAAGAAGAGTCCGGCTCTTACTTTATAAAAAATACAATTTCTCACCCGCCAGCAGCCCACCAAACTTTTTCTTTCCAGGCCTTAAAACCTACCATCAAAGAAGAATCAAGCTTTCTACTTGAAAAACAAAAGCTTACCCTACTTGCTCTTTGGCCTCCTTATATTGTTCTAGATGCTTCTTTATTAGAAGAAAAACATGCATCTCTTATTTCTCCAAACAAATACCCTCTCGAGGGGCTATTGTTTATCGATCAAAAAACTGCCCACAAACGTGTGTTATATGATTCACTATGCATAACTCAAAATAAGCAAAATAACTCCTTACATATTCAAGAGCTTTTAATACCCATGCATTTTGAATTTACGCATACAGAGTCCATTATTTTAGAAACACATCTTGAAGACCTAAGTAAATTAGGAATTGGCATTCGCTACTTTGGCAATAATACTTTCGTTGTAGATTCCCTTCCAGAGACCTTATCCAAGCAAGATATCTCTTCTCTTCTTCATAACTTTTTAAATGATATACAAGATGCGTTGAATGGAAAGAGAGAAAAAAATCATGAAGATCTATTACTTCTTCTTTCTAATGCCTCCATGAAAAGCATGAAGACCTTATCCCTCCCTGAAGCAGAAGCACTCGTTACAGCTCTTTTCCAATCTTCACTGCCTTCTTGCTGTCCTTCGGGAAAACCAATCTTTTTTTATCTAGAAAAATCTTTCATTAACAAAAGGCTATCTCTATGA